Genomic segment of Bos taurus isolate L1 Dominette 01449 registration number 42190680 breed Hereford chromosome X, ARS-UCD2.0, whole genome shotgun sequence:
atatatacatatacatatatatatatatatacactttattATGATAATAAAATTCCCTTCTAGTTCTAGActtttgagagtttttatcaaaaAGTATGTAGAACTTTGTCATATGCATTGTCTGCATACATTAATAATCACATTGCCTTTCTTATTCAATCTGTTAATATGCTGACTTGAACTGATTGATTTATTAATGTTAAAACAGCTGTACATTCTAGGAATGAACTCCACCTAGTTACAATCCATTACAATCTCtttatgtattgttggattcaatttgctagtattttattgagaatttttacatctatgttcatgagaaaTGGTAGTATATGGTTTTCTTATCTTGAAATGTCTTATTATTTTGATATTAGGGCAATGCTTACCTCATAAGATGCATTGTGAAGTGttccctcttttattttctggaagagatattGTCAAATTGGTATTAAGTCTTCCTCAAGTTTTTGACAGAACATACAAGGATAAGCATCTGGACCAGGTGTTCTTTATTTTTGGAAGGTTTTCAAGTActaattcaatttattttaatgaatataataCTTTCAGGTTATCTGTTTCTCATTGAGTTAATATTCATAATTTGTGCCTTCCAAAAAATTGGTTCATTTTATCTAAGTTATTAACTTTGTGTGGCTGTACAGTTGTTCACAGCTTTCCTGTACTATCTTTTTAATATCCATGGGGTCAGTACTGatgaacttttttaaaattcctgatattggtaatttggGTCTCTCTTACTTGTATTCATTAGACTGACTAGAAAATTATCAATTTTATTCACCTTTTCAAAGAAGCACCTTTTAGCATTCTTGATTTTCcctaatatttttctgttttcaatttcatggatttctgacttatttttttattattccctttcttctgcttactttaGTTTAATTTGTTGTTCtttccctatttcttttttttaaatacaataagGCATTATTTATTGAGGTCTTAAGTCTCAGCCCTGGACTTTGATGGGATGAGGCATTTGAAAACAGGTTGGAGGAGACAAAACAAAGCCAAGGGACCTTGAGGCCACTACCTAGGCAAGGACTTAGACATCCTAAAGGAACCCAGATCTGGATACTGGGCTGCAGGAAGGGAACATTCCTGGGAGGTTCCAATTTCTGGGCAGGAGCATAGAGCTGCTCTGTGTGAGGGTGGGGGattgggaggaggggagagggagaggtgccACAACTACTTTGGTTTGCATCTTCAACTAATCTCTCTTCCATTTGCAAGCTCATCTCACCATGCCTTACCCAGCAGGAACACTGGTTCTCCTTCTGGTCCTCTCCTTTCACACATTCCCCTGCCTACTATTCCCCTGCCTACCAGTTATTAGCTTCTCCCCCAGTCACTGCCATAGCACTCATCCCTCCTTCTTCACACTAACTGCACCCAAGAGACACTTTGCTAGGAAACCAGATCTTATCACTCAGATAACCCCAAGACCAAGGACCCTTGGATTCTTCTGCCCCCCTGGAAGAAGCTGGATGAGGGAATGGGGTGAGAATGGAGATGAGATAACCAGTACAGAGGTCTGCAACCCTCCAACAAAAACCCTACAAACAAGTCCCAAGCAAACAAGGACCCAGACCGTTTCCAGCCCtactcatttctttctctggtcTGGCCATCCTCCACTTTATCCTCTTCCTTAATAGTCTGGGAGTCTGGACCAAAGTGTTCAGGCTGTGGGCAGATCCCATCTGTAGCTGCCCCatatttcatagctgcaatctcCATCTCCTTCATGCTATTTGCACCATCATCCTCATCAGTCTCTCTGGCTGTAGTCAGTCCATTGACTCTGACCTTACACTTTCTTTGCGTGATGAGAGAGGCCATCACCTTCAGAGCAGCCCTATCACTCCTCTGGAAGTGGTGGAACATGGTCTGTAGCTGCTGACTCACCTGGGGCAGACTCCCACCCCCCACAACTGTATTAAACTCATTTTTCATTAGCTCCCTGAGGAAGTCCTTCACCTCATCTAGCTCCAAGTCAGCATTGTGGAAGAAGTACTCCTCCACTGCACTCCCCAGCCATTCAGCCTTCTCCCAGCTGTGCACAAAGCCATTCTCCACAGCGATCTGCAAGGTGGGCCAGGCCTCCAGCGATGTGCAGACCGCAGTCCCTAAGAgcctctttctttatttcttaaaatagaaatGGGTTATTAATTTTAGatcattcttcttttctaatatttgcATGTAATTCTATAAATGTCcctctaaatattattttaactcTATCACAAAGTTTGAtaggttgtattttcattctcatttagTTCAATATGTTGAGACTTGTTCTTTGCCCCATGGTTTATTTAGAAGCgtgtattttaatttccaaacatggggattttccagccctctttcttttattgatttgtagtttaattacagttttgtcagagaatatactttgtatgatttctattcttttagaTTTCTTAAGGTATGTTTTATGACCTAGAATGTAGTCTGCCTTGGTGAATGTTTCATGTGAACCTCCGAAGAATGTCTATTCTGTTGTTGGATGGATTATGCTATAAATGTCACTTAGATCAAGTTGATTGATAGTACCCTTCAGGCCATCCAtatctttattgattttctgCTTGCTGGATCTATCAATTAATGACACAGGAGTTGAAATCTCCAACTGTAATGGTGGACTATTTCTCCTTCAAGTTCTATCATTTTGCTTCATGGATTTTGATGCTCTGTTGTTAGGTACATAAATGTTAAGGACTGCTATGTGTCTTTGTAAAAGTAACTTGTTTACCATTATATAATGTCCCTCATTATCCCctgttaatcttttttattttgaagtatgcTTTGTCTAAATTTAAGATAGccctccagctttcttttgattagtgttgGCATGATGTTGTTTTCTCCATCTTTACTTTTCACTGACTATGAATCTTCATaattaaagtgggtttcttgtacaCAGCATGTActttggttttgtgttttgttgttgctattgttgtgtCCTATCCATTCTGACAATCTCTGCCTTGGACTGGTATAGGTAGAGAATTCACATTTAGAGTAATTAATGATCTATCATCTTTGTGACTGCTTTCTATTCAttactttcaattttttctttgattctttctgtctctttcttgtTTCTCCTATTTTAATTGAACATTTTTTATGATTATAGTTTAGAtccttttctgattaaaaaaaacatgtatttcatttttttaaaattttagtgttaAAATATGACttacaatatacattttaaaataatatatgccCACCCTCAATTGGAACAatagactggacatggaacaacagactggttccatataagaaaaggagtatgtcaacacAGTATATTggcaccttgcttatttaacttatatgtagagtaaatCATGTATGTAGGTGtactatacatatatgtactgTACTTATATGTAGATGTGCTTTACATATATGCACTATACTTTTATGTAGAGTATAtcagctgggctggatgaaacacaaactggaatcaagattgctgggagaaatatcaataacttcagatatgcagaggacaccacccttatggcagaaagtgaagaggaactaaaaagcctcttgatgaaagtgaaagaggagagtgaaaaagttggcttaaagctcaacattcagaaaacgaagatcatggcatctggtcccatcacttcatgggaaatagatggggaaacagtggaaacagtgtcagactttatatttttgggctccaaaatcactgcagatggtgactgcagccatgaacttaaaagacgcttactccttgaaaggaaagttatgaccaacctaaacagtatattaaaaagtagagacattactttgccagcaaaggtctgtctagtcaaagctatggtttttccagtagtcatgtacagatgtgagagttggactataaagaaagctgagtgctgaagaactgatggttttgaactgtggtgttggaaaagactcttgagaatcccttgggctgcaaggagatccaaccagtccatcctaaaggaaatcagtcctgaatattcagtggaaggactgatgctaaagctgaaacactaatactttggccacctgatgcaaagaactgacttctttgaaaagaccctgatgctggaaaagattgaaggcagaaggagaaggggaccacagaggatgaaatggttggatggcatcactgactcaatggacatgagtttgagtaaactccgggagtggtgaggaacagggaggcctggcatcctgcagtccatggggtctcaaagagttggacacgactgagcaactgaactgaaccctcaaaTGACATTATATCAATTCTCATAAAATTAGTGGAGTATTCTTAGTTCTTTCATTCTTTGTTTTGTGATATTGCAGCCATATACTTATTCATTTGTTATAAACAATTGATGCTGTAATTGCTTTAAACGAACATTTGTGCATGCGCATTAAGACACTtcaaccatgtccaactctttgtgaccctatggattgtagtcctccaggctcttctgtctgtgggactctctaggcaagaatactggagtgggttgccatgctttcctccagaggatcttcctgacacagagatggAGCTCAAGTATGCTACAgcccctacattgcaggtggattctttactgctgagccaaaaTATATGTTGTGTACAGGAAACTGACTTTAATTATGAAGATTCATAatcagtgaaaagtaaaaatggagAAGCCCAAACAAGCATTTATCTTTTAccaattaagaataagaaaaatgcttcattttattttactttcatttatttatttattttatgacactttttctttcttaactcATAGTTTCTGTTTAATATCATCTTATCCGGTGGAAATAacttattttaacatttcttacagACAAGATAACTGTTAAGAGTAAATTGTCTTATTTTTTGTTCATATGACaatatctatttctcctttatttttgaaGGGTAATTTTCCTGGACATAGAAGTCAAGTTTAGTGagattttttagctttttatttattgACATGTTGTCCATGTACCATGAATTTACCagttaaaatgtacaattcattGATTTGTAATTTATGCATAGGTTACATAACCATAACCGCTACCAtattctagaatattttcatcactccagtGGGAAACGCTATACAGTTGGCAGacattttccatttctcctttcatctGGCCCTTCACATCCACTactctattttctgtctttagaGAATTACCTAATCTTGGACATATTCATTTATATGAACAGAATAATGCAATATGCagccttttgtgcctggcttcttttaaTTAACACAATCATTTCAGAGGTATAGCACGTTATAGCATGTATCAGAGCTCCGTTCATTTTATGGTCAAATAATATTACATTGCacgttttatttatttgatcaccagttggtggacatttgagttgcttcaactttttgactattagaaagaGGACTGTTATAAACATTCACGTTCAAGTCCTtggataaacatttttttcattctttttggtgtatacctaggagtgggattgctgggtcatatagtaacccaatgtttaactttttaagcaaCTTCCAAAGTGTTTTCCACCAGGGctatactattttgtattcccataaatgGTGTATGAAAGTTCAAATTTTTTCACATCTTCATCACACTTGTTCTTGTCTGTTCTCACTAGAGCCATCATCTTGGTGTGCAGTGCTTagttgtcatctgtatatctttattTAGTGAATTtcctgtccaaatcttttgtccatttttttgcATTGTTGCCTTTCATATATATTTACCAGATTCTTAAGTTTTTCATACTTAAATGTTATTGTTAatgttactattttattttaattttcaattgtctatcctactatatagaaaataattaattggATTTCATATATCAACTGTATATCTTGCAACATTGCTTAAATTACTTCTTagtttttgttatttgttgttgttgtag
This window contains:
- the LOC784285 gene encoding pre-rRNA-processing protein TSR2 homolog, whose amino-acid sequence is MHIPEYRPDHSRSGTAVCTSLEAWPTLQIAVENGFVHSWEKAEWLGSAVEEYFFHNADLELDEVKDFLRELMKNEFNTVVGGGSLPQVSQQLQTMFHHFQRSDRAALKVMASLITQRKCKVRVNGLTTARETDEDDGANSMKEMEIAAMKYGAATDGICPQPEHFGPDSQTIKEEDKVEDGQTRERNE